In the genome of Abyssalbus ytuae, the window CAACTGTTCTCTTATGGCAGTTGATTCACCAAGAGAATCAATCAATATAATAGGTTCAAGCCCATCATCTGCAATGGATGCGGCATAGGCATCAACTTCTTTTTTGGCTTGAGTATAACTTTCTTTATCAATTACAATGGCAAAGCCTGTAACTTTTGGTTTGGGGTTACAGGAAAAAATGGTGATGGCCATACAAAATGTAATAAATAATCTTGAATATAAAAGCATATAATTCTTTTTTGGTTTTATTGTTTAGCGTTTAAAAAATTAGCCCTAATCTGACCCCACTATATAAGCGATATGCACTTTTTTCAAAATAAGGGGTAGTACCTGTGGTTTGTAACCACCGGTTTTCAATGGCAATGTAAGGCAATGTTGATTTGTTGAACAGTTTTGGAATTCCAAGTTTTAAGATCCCGTTTACGTTCAGGTAATCACTACTTCGGAAATAATGGTCGGGATAGCTTACCTGTTCTACCAGTTCAATTTCATCTATGTCCAAATCGGACTGAGGGTTGTAACGGTAATCCAGTTCGATATCAATAGAAAAATCTGTTTGGCCCGTTTGCCATTGTTTAAATACTCCCAACCTGGCGGTAAGATTGTAAATGTTCTGTGAATATCCTTCAGGATAGAAATCAGCCATATCCATCCGTAAGTTCAGTCCTGCTGATAATATTTGACTGATTCTTGTATCCCGAAGTTTACTCATCAGAGCATAACCTGCCCCAGCCTGCAGTATGGTTTTCTTATAGCGGATGGATTCATTGTACACTTCCCAGTATTGGGTTCCTTCATTATCAGTGACCTGATGCTGGTCAAACCATTTCCCTTCTATTTCAGAAATGCCACCCTTGAGACTGATTTCGTGTATTCCCCACTCCCGCACAAACCGGATTCGGTCGGATACCTCAAAGGATATTTTGGTATAATCTCCTGCCAGAAACCTGGTGTTACCTGAACCTTCCTCAGCTCTTTGGTAATCTTGGTGTAATTGTACCTCTAAAAGGTTAGTCCAATGGGAAGCTATGTATTGAGCCTGTAAAGATCCGCCATAATCCCAACCTTTGTAAAATCTTGTCAAGTCATCACCAGAGAGACCTAAATATTTACCAAAACCCATAAAACGGAAATAGCGATAATTGGTATGGGTGTCTACTACGTCAAAATCCACTTTTTCCTTGAGGTAAGTTAAATATAGGTTAGTTCCCAGTACCCATTGTCCGCAGACGATAGAAACACCGGGTTTAAAAGAAAATAACACGGATGATATTTCAGGACGAGGATCGGTTTGGTCTACCTTGTTGCCAACTTTATAGGAGAGAGCAAGCCCCCATATAAGGTTGCCAGCTGCATTTTTTGAAGACATTTTACCTTCCAGGTAAAAAATCTCGTTGTCATAATTTCCCCCAATGGAATCTGCAATTATGAACGGATTTTCCTCGGCGATAAAAGATGCATCATTCCAAACAAGATTGTACTCTTTACTTTTTTGGTATTTTAATTTTCCGTAATATGAAATTTTGTTAGGTTTAGTATATCCTTCTGTTAAAAAACTGATGTTGTCAATTGACTTGGGGCTATTGTAATTAAAGAAACTACCCTGTTCTTGGGCAAAACCCAAAAAAGCCTTTCCTAATCGGGGTTGATTTATTTCAGCTATTCCAACAGGGTTATCGGAGGTGAGCCAGATATAATCTGCATATAACAATCTCAGCCCATTCAGGTTATTTAGAGACGAGTCTTCTATATTACTTTGCGAACGGCAATTAAAACCGATAAACAAAAGGAATATAAAAAAGTAAAAACAGTTCTTTTTATACATAAAAGATTACCTAAAATAAAATATGGAAGGCCCCTTTTTTATAGGATGCCTTCCTGTACAATTTTCATTAATCTACCGTTAAGGGGTGTTCAAACGGTGTAGGGGTTTGTGATCCAAGAAAATCTTCTGACGAATTGTTGGTATCTTGGTAAATGACCTTGCCATCTATAATCTGTTTTACTTTACGTCGGATGCTCTCGCTAACGTAGGTTCCGGAACACCATACCTTACCGGCATCTAAATCCGAAGGAAGTCTCTTATAGCGTTTTTCTTCTTCTACCCTAACCACTTCTACCGCGTCAATAACATAATCTTTGGGAACCATAAGGTATTCTGTGGTTGAAGTGCTTCCGGGTTTTGTCATTAAGTTAGCGGGGTCTTCGGCCCAGGTTACGGGATCGGTACCTTCCGGAAGCCTGAAAATAACCACAGCAGAACCAAAAACAGAATGGAGCCAATCGTACATTGTTGTAGATGTGGTAAACATCATTGATAGATTAGGTACTCCAGGCGCATCAGCGTCTTTGCCATCATTAATGTCTCCACAATAGGTTTCCCAGTTGGCACTGCCCAAATTAACAGGAGAGTTGGGATTGCCAGCTTCATCAGTTTGGTGATCAATACCGTCTTGGGCAATCACAATACTGGTACGTGCTTCCAGAGGATAGTCGTCTCCGTCACCGGGAATATACCACACATGAAATTGCAGGGGCAGTTCATTCATTAATTCTCCCTCATTATCTACCCAAACACTTTCGGAAGAGCTGGTAGGATTGAGCAGACCAATGCAGAGCCCGTCCAGATAAATAGTTTCATCTGAATTATTGTAGATTTCATGGAACTGATCAGAATAGTAACTTCCGTCTTCCAGGGTCTTTGACCCTGTATAATAGATTTCCTTAAAAACGAGGCCTCCTTCTAAAGCAGTAGCCTCGAGCGTAATTTCAAAAGAAGCGTCTGCGG includes:
- a CDS encoding DUF4876 domain-containing protein; the protein is MGKQTKFLFLTIMVLFFTACSDDDNVAQTYTATVTVTYPNGYDESVAEGITVTITHSLSGSFYSAITDASGTATFEELEAGIYEVSAVGETEEFALNGVLDGVTVSADASFEITLEATALEGGLVFKEIYYTGSKTLEDGSYYSDQFHEIYNNSDETIYLDGLCIGLLNPTSSSESVWVDNEGELMNELPLQFHVWYIPGDGDDYPLEARTSIVIAQDGIDHQTDEAGNPNSPVNLGSANWETYCGDINDGKDADAPGVPNLSMMFTTSTTMYDWLHSVFGSAVVIFRLPEGTDPVTWAEDPANLMTKPGSTSTTEYLMVPKDYVIDAVEVVRVEEEKRYKRLPSDLDAGKVWCSGTYVSESIRRKVKQIIDGKVIYQDTNNSSEDFLGSQTPTPFEHPLTVD
- a CDS encoding DUF6850 family outer membrane beta-barrel protein — its product is MYKKNCFYFFIFLLFIGFNCRSQSNIEDSSLNNLNGLRLLYADYIWLTSDNPVGIAEINQPRLGKAFLGFAQEQGSFFNYNSPKSIDNISFLTEGYTKPNKISYYGKLKYQKSKEYNLVWNDASFIAEENPFIIADSIGGNYDNEIFYLEGKMSSKNAAGNLIWGLALSYKVGNKVDQTDPRPEISSVLFSFKPGVSIVCGQWVLGTNLYLTYLKEKVDFDVVDTHTNYRYFRFMGFGKYLGLSGDDLTRFYKGWDYGGSLQAQYIASHWTNLLEVQLHQDYQRAEEGSGNTRFLAGDYTKISFEVSDRIRFVREWGIHEISLKGGISEIEGKWFDQHQVTDNEGTQYWEVYNESIRYKKTILQAGAGYALMSKLRDTRISQILSAGLNLRMDMADFYPEGYSQNIYNLTARLGVFKQWQTGQTDFSIDIELDYRYNPQSDLDIDEIELVEQVSYPDHYFRSSDYLNVNGILKLGIPKLFNKSTLPYIAIENRWLQTTGTTPYFEKSAYRLYSGVRLGLIF